A genomic window from Nocardioides jiangxiensis includes:
- a CDS encoding PhoH family protein, giving the protein MLDTSVLLADPGALRRFEEHEVVIPVVVITELEGKRHHPELGYFARAALRALDDLRILHGRLDTAMPIGEVGGTIRVELNHTNPESLPSGFRLGDNDTRILAVAKNLSDEGNDVTLVSKDMPLRIKASSVGLDAQEYRSEQIHESDTGYSGMAEIEVPAAVLDELYDDGVVDLAEARDMPCHTGLVMLSDRGTALGRVGADKQVHLVRGDREAFGLHGRSAEQRIALEMLLDPEVGIVSLGGRAGTGKSALALCAGLEAVMERRQHKKVVIFRPLFAVGGQELGYLPGSAEEKMGPWGQAVFDTLGAVTTQDVIDEIVDRGMLEVLPLTHIRGRSLHDAFVIVDEAQSLERNVLLTVLSRIGANSKVVLTHDVAQRDNLRVGRHDGVVAVVEKLKGHPLFAHVTLTRSERSPIAALVTEMLEHVTM; this is encoded by the coding sequence GTGCTCGACACCAGCGTGCTGCTGGCCGATCCGGGCGCCCTGCGCAGGTTCGAGGAGCACGAGGTCGTCATCCCCGTCGTGGTCATCACCGAGCTCGAGGGCAAGCGCCATCACCCCGAGCTGGGCTACTTCGCCCGGGCCGCCCTCCGTGCCCTCGACGACCTGCGGATCCTCCACGGCCGCCTCGACACCGCCATGCCGATCGGCGAAGTGGGCGGCACGATCCGGGTCGAGCTCAACCACACCAACCCCGAGTCGCTCCCGTCGGGCTTCCGCCTCGGCGACAACGACACCCGCATCCTCGCCGTCGCGAAGAACCTGAGCGACGAGGGCAACGACGTCACGCTCGTATCCAAGGACATGCCCCTGCGGATCAAGGCCTCCTCGGTCGGTCTGGACGCGCAGGAGTACCGCAGCGAGCAGATCCACGAGTCCGACACCGGCTACTCGGGCATGGCGGAGATCGAGGTCCCGGCCGCCGTCCTCGACGAGCTGTACGACGACGGCGTGGTCGACCTCGCCGAGGCCCGCGACATGCCGTGCCACACCGGCCTGGTCATGCTCTCCGACCGCGGCACGGCGCTGGGTCGCGTCGGTGCCGACAAGCAGGTGCACCTGGTGCGCGGTGACAGGGAGGCCTTCGGCCTCCACGGCCGCTCGGCGGAGCAGCGCATCGCGCTGGAGATGCTGCTCGACCCCGAGGTCGGCATCGTCTCGCTCGGCGGCCGGGCCGGCACCGGCAAGTCCGCCCTGGCGCTGTGTGCCGGCCTCGAGGCGGTCATGGAGCGGCGCCAGCACAAGAAGGTCGTCATCTTCCGGCCGCTCTTCGCCGTCGGCGGCCAGGAGCTCGGCTACCTGCCGGGCAGTGCCGAGGAGAAGATGGGCCCGTGGGGTCAGGCGGTCTTCGACACCCTCGGGGCGGTGACCACGCAGGACGTGATCGACGAGATCGTCGACCGCGGCATGCTCGAGGTGCTCCCGCTGACCCACATCCGTGGCCGGTCGCTCCACGACGCGTTCGTGATCGTCGACGAGGCGCAGTCGCTCGAGCGCAACGTCCTCCTCACCGTCCTCTCGCGGATCGGCGCCAACTCGAAGGTCGTCCTGACCCACGACGTCGCGCAGCGCGACAACCTCCGGGTCGGTCGCCACGACGGAGTGGTCGCGGTCGTCGAGAAGCTGAAGGGGCACCCGCTCTTCGCGCACGTGACGCTGACCCGGTCGGAGCGCTCGCCGATCGCCGCCCTGGTCACCGAGATGCTGGAGCACGTCACGATGTGA